Within the Sarcophilus harrisii chromosome 2, mSarHar1.11, whole genome shotgun sequence genome, the region ATTGTAAAGTGCCTCCAGCCTCTTTCTGAATCATTTTACATTAGCCCCAtcatgcatttttgattcccaCCAAATTGACACACTTGTATTTACAGCAATTAGTGCTGTCTCCttcatggtagatgcttaataaatattaagtggcCTAGTCTCACTGCTATGTGCCATGTGGGATGGATGCATGCATATGTGTGGAGGGGGGGTATTAACCTGTGGTTTCTTTCCCCAGGATTTGTCATAGACAGTATTATAGATTCATCCTCTGCCATCCTGAGCCTTCTGAATCCTTTGTTCAAAACCCCTAAGCAGTGATTGCCCAGCCTCCTTGGGGAAGCCTTCTATAATGGCAAATTCACTACCTTGTAAGTCATCATCATATTTAGTTTTTGatgtctttctttgtaaaaagTTCCTCATAATTAAATGAAATCCTTCAGTACAATGATATTTCTGAAAAGAGCTGGTTGACAATAGCAAAGGGCTGCCTTGTGAAGTAATGAGCTCCCTGTGATTGAAGGTCTTCAAGCTAAATTAAGAAGGCTTCCTTGTAGGGAAGCTGAGAGGCAATTCCCACGGGCTGAAGAACAGCCTAGATCAGCTGATCTCTAAGGTGAATACTGACCCCACAATTCTATCCTAAGATGTCCCCCACCAAAGTAACCAGATtttatttacttcaaaaatagatgaaagaaaCATTCactgttcatatttttatttggtttccaTTCATTAGACCCTCAACAAAAGTTTCATTATGTCGTTGTTTGTCACAAGTCAAAGTAGCCTTTGAACAGCATTTGTAAAAACCAGAGGAAGGAAATAGCTTTaataattgtttcttataaaacagtagGGGGGCAGATCTAGGGTGAGGGAGGGTTAGAAGACATGGTAGGAAGGGGAGCATTCTCAACTTCCTGTCCTTTTGAATTCGTTGAGAGTGGGCAAGTGGCAGAGAGACCCTGAGCACACTCTGTAAGATGCAGACTcttcataaataaaaagattctctctctttgtctctgtctctgtctctctgtctctctctctctgtctgtctctctctttctagaaACGACATTACTTTCTAAGAGACCCCAGCCCTCACTGAACAAAGAGCCTTTTGATGGACATCTGCAGGGAGATGTGGGGGTAGTGGAATAGTAAAAGACCCTAGGGTGAAGAGTAGTTTTGAAAGAGAGGAGGCAGGAACAAGCCAGCAGTCCCAAGGACACAGACAAAGATgaatatccagagaaagagccTGTCCACTACCATGGCCACGTATTTCCAGTCTTcgatgacctggagaagaaagcATGAAATGaaataggagaaagggagagaagagggttGGTTAAGAGCATTTAGCAATTTCATAATGAGCAAAACAAGTGTTTTCTTACTAAAACTCTTAAATGTATGTTACTAGCTaatttatataaagtgctttgcattcAGTAAAATACTATGGAAATATCAGTTACTATGATGATAATTAATTATTAGCAGCCTCCATACCGAAAATCagtgttgatttttaaaatgtaatcttcttgcAAGTAGAAGTGGTTTCATTCTTAGTACTTGTACCCCAGTGTCTAGCATAATCCCTGGCATGTGGCGAGTACTTACTTAATCAGCACTTGCCATTTGATAGCATTTCAATTATAAGTTTGGAACCAGAAGCTCTGAGTTCTAGTCTTGGTCCTGGCattttattaatgtatatatttggGTAAATCAATGATATAATAAGAACACTAGTTTAGAGCCTGTGATCCTGAGGTCAGACCCTGGTTCTCTTGCTACCTGTGTCATCTTAGGGAATCTATCCCATtctttgaacctcaatttcctcatctgtaactgAGGGGATAGAATTAAATGATCGACAATGTGCCTTCTGGTTCAAGAAATCTAGAGTCAAACAATCTCTTCTCACTTCTAGAGTGGATGcacacatcttcctgactcccgaGCTGGTTCTCAGCACTGTGATACGAAACCCCTCAGTTGTTTTataggaaatgcttaataaatctcTATTGAATGAATGTAAAAATAGATTGGGGCATAGAAAACATTGCTCTCAGACAGAAAGGTCAGCCTGtgtaaaataaaactattctGAGTTTTACAAAGAGTCACACTGGTAACCCAAGAGCTCCCCATTGTCTGGGTCCTTCACCCTTTGTAGCAGCTCCCACTCCCATTCATTGAAAATCCCAGAATTAGCCAAGTCCAGCTGGAAGATTTCAGACCTGACTAGTTAATAGTATCCACAGGAATCATAAAACCCTGCCTTCCTTCCAGGGCACCTAGAAATCAGAATGCTCGGTTTACTTTCTAGGTCAATGTTTTAAACAGGAACAGCTGCTATTTCTTATACTCAGACAACCAAACCTACATGCATGTGAATgatcacacaaacacacacatgccCAAATGCACGCACATGCAGCATCCTGTCTgaattccctttttaaatatcttcCCATTTGGAGATATTCCTGTGCTTACTGATGGAACTGAAGTTTAAATATCTCTTGACTCCCTGAAAACCTTTTCCCCCCTAGTCTTTGGGGGAAGGTTAGCTTAAAATAACAGAATCATAGgtctgaagctggaagaggcaaaggtTACATAGCCCAACCCTCtaattttacagctaaggaaactgaggcctgaaagGGTTAAATAATAATCACAGtggctagtatttatataatttatataaatataataaaatataatacataaattatataattatatataataattatatataaatttatataatataatataatttatataattgtaataaataattgttacattaatatttattaatatttgtatctttgattaatattaataattgtaataatacaaatattatcttatttttagcctcacaacaactctaagaGGTGGGTgctatgattatctccattttacagataagaaaattaaagcaacagaagttaaatgatttactgaaGCTTACATAGTTAGAAAGTGGCTGAGACTAGAGgtatttctgacttcagacttagagctctattcactgtatcatctAATTTAGCTACTTCCAGTGATCTGCCCAAGAATACCCAAGTTGTTTGTTAATGTGGATTTGGATCCACTTCAGAGCTAATGTCTTTTCCATTGCAAACTTCCCACCTTTACCTTCCTAATCACTTAAAATTACaattagaaaagatcttagaacaTATAAGGTTAGAGCTGAAAAGACCcttagaacactgaatttgggaGTCAAGGGAAGCCTTTGAATGTAGAATATCAGGTGAAAAAGGAAAGTTAGGTCACAGAACATAGAAAGTCAGAGCTGAAAAATGGCCTCACAGAACAGAGAAtggccttagaacatagaatgtcagagctgggagggtctatagaacatggaatgttggaacctcagtttccttgataaaataaaaaaagattgaacCATACGAGAAGGTCCCGTCCAGCTCTAAATATTATGATCTATGAACCTCCTTACTTTATAGATGGGAAGACTGAGGTCCAAAGATTGGAAATCATTGGCTCAAAGGTAACCAAATGAGTCAGTGAGAGAGAGGATGGGACTGAGGTCTTCCATCCCTGGTGTTTAAAACTGCCATAGGCATTCTGCAGTTCCCATCTCACAATTGTTGCTACTTTATTTACCCccaaataaacaatttgtcttgCTGACTTTTGGCCTACTTTCCCCTTCTATCTTTATGCTTCCTAGTCTTGGCCAGTAACGGCTCTTAGTGTCAGAGCTGTAACTAGGATTTGAACGACTAGGTTTCACTTCAAGATGCCAAATTTGAAGGGGGCAAAATGACAGATTTCTCTCAGGCTGCTCCATTCGGCATCCCCCTCTCAAGGAACCACTCTTCTGGGGTCCATGTGTGCTAGCCACTTATTCCTCCATCCTCCCCATGCCCAGCTGAATTTGGCCCATGTGTAAGCATTCCTATTTACAATCTGCCTGGTATTATGTGAACAGACCTGACTAAACTGTGGCAGAGACAGTCTCAGCATCTATAATGTGGAGAACAATGGACCCCTCTGTGCCGTGGACCTGTTTTCAGGAGGCAGCAAATTAGAGCCTGCTGTTGTGTGTTTGGGCTAATTAAGTTTCAAATTAGACCATGGACATCTGGAACAAGTTCCTGTTAATAAGACTTGCTAGGGCTGCCACATCCTTCTCCACACTGAGCTATTTTCAGCTCTCATGAGTTTCTGTTTGACAGCACTGAATTCAAAatgggttttgtgtgtgtgtgtgtgtgtgtgtgtgtgtgtgtggtgtgtgtgcatacatgcatgtgtgcacaCTATATACAGTAGAGATCACAGAAAGGACAATATTGAAGGAAAGAAACACAAACTGGAGTTATTTAGGGAGGCAGGTTGGTACAATGAATGCTGAATTTAGAGTGGGAgggtctgggttcaagtcctcaCTCTACTACTAATTGTACCCTGTGCAGCTCATTCCtgttctctgtgcctcagttttcttctctgtaagaGGGTTAGACTGGATGCTCTTTCTGGCCTTTCTATCTTTAGTAGATAAGGAAGTGTGAATAACTGAGATCAACAGtgacttcctcatctataagaggATTAGACTGGATGGTCTTTCTGGCCTTTCTACCTCTAGTAGATAAGGTAGTGTGAATAATTGAGATCAAcagtgattttagaaagatccaggaaagagaagagacaacCACCTTcatcctccatttcttttctttcttcaggtGATTTCACCAGAACATGTATcgaataatatataaataatgatttgctggtaaatatttaacaaccagctttttaaataattgaatacATAGCATACTTTTGagtttcatcttcattttctccatcttattaagtctaaacaatcaaaataataaataaacccCTAATTTGTATTGTTGGCCAATTTCCAACAGATAAATGTAAACTCTGAGAATTTAACAATGATAAATGTAAACTCTGAGAATTTAACAATCAGATCTTTCAAGGCCATTGAATGGCTCAGCACCCCCACCCTCCATTTCTTCCCCTGGGAGTGAACCAACTTACACATTGGTCGCTATCGTCACTTTTCATGTGGTCTGCTATGAAGCTCACACCATCGATGGCTTCCTGCACTTCTGGCTGGTACCTCTTGGAGGATCTTAGGCGGAAATCCTTCTGGCCCCCAGAACTCTCAGGGCCCCCCGCTGTCCTTGGTGCTGAAGTGGGATTCACAAAATACATGGAATTCTTGTACAGGTCGCCTGTGCTGGCATGCTGGGGGGACTCGGACCTGTTCCTCCGGCGCTGGTCAAACTGGAGCCTGCTGGGGTTATTCTCTGGGCGTTTCATGAACAAGAAAGTGGGCAGCCTCTCAAGGAAAAGTATCTTGACCCAGGGGGCCATCGTGTGCGTGCTGGGAGAGCGGTGGTGCACGTTGAGAACACAGACGCTGGTGACGATAGAGAAGGTCACTAACACCATGGTGAACATGAGATACTTGCCAATGAGGGGGACATCCAGGGAGGTCGGGGGCACGATTTTGGAAATCAGTAAGAGGAACACAGTGAGGGCTAGCAGCACTGAGATGCACAACGTCATCTTCTCCCCACAGTCTGAGGGCAGATAGAACACCAGGATAGCCAGAGATGTGATAAGTACACAGGGAATGATAAGGTTAATGGTATAAAAAAGGGGCTTTCTTTTAATGATAAAATCATAAGTTACATCCACATAGCTGGGGTCCAAGGGGTTGACCGTCCTCCGGCCCGGGAGCTCGATGATGTCCCACTCTCCACTGGGGGTGAAATCATCCATGCTGGCTGTGGGGGTTTTGAGGACCATGTCGATTTCGGTGTGGTCATAGGTCCAGGAGCGGAATTTGAGGGTACAGTTCTGCTGGTCGAAGGGAAAGTGTTTCACTTCAATCTTGCAAGAGCTCTTGTAGATGGCTGGGGGCAACCAGAAAATGCTGCCGTTGGAGGATACCACGGCGTTGGTATACACAGACACTTCATAGGTCCCATCGGCACTGAGGAGAAGGCAGCAGAGGAAAAAGATAAGGAACGGTCATAAAAAGATAAGGGAGGgtcataaaaaaagaagaaagggtcaTAAAAAAATAAGGGAGAGTCATAAAAGATAAGGGAGGTTCATTCTATTTCCAACAGTCCTTCCCCACTTCTTTCTGTTGGcattcccagtgcctagcatcacacctggcacacagcaggcacctATTGGTCAATACTGGACAGCTGATTGAGTGCTATTTATTTAATGACTGTGCAGGGTTTTTAGGAAAGAGAACTTCACTCTGAGTTTTGGAACTAGTGGGTCTGTATCCTTTTTCTGCCTCTAATTAGTGTGTCAATTGTGTGATGTAATAGGAACTTAGTGATCATCTCAACCCTTCCATCTAGGTAGCCACTGTTCCATATGATTTTGTAAACTTAAAGTCATAAGTGTGCAGAACTTAAGATGAGTCATTCATGCCCATGATTCAAGTCACCACCACCTACATCTAGTCAGATGCCAGGTCCTGCCAATTCCACCATTTCTCTTGATTCTCTCTCCCTAATTCAGGTCCCTTTCACCTCTCACCTGGGCTATTGCAATGGCCTCCAAATTACTAACACTGCATCTAGCTTCTTCCCTCTGCAATTGGTTCCAATCCAATCCCttcctgacctcagtttcctcaaattaAGAAGTTGAATTTAAAGGACACTTTAccgaaaaaaaaattaccttgtaaGCTGGTGCTTAATGGGAACATCAGCAATTAGAAAGTGAGATGGGACTCATAAGGTGTCACAGCTGAGAGAGACCTCAGAGATGGGAGAGGTCTTAGAA harbors:
- the CHRNB4 gene encoding neuronal acetylcholine receptor subunit beta-4, with product MRKAPTLLLLLLLLTGASLFCNERNMCSAKSRLWNETGNCKMANAEEKLMDFLLNKTRYNNLIRPAANFSQLVSIKLQVILAQLISVNEREQIMTTNVWLKQEWTDYRLAWNSSQYEGVNILRIPSKRIWLPDIVLYNNADGTYEVSVYTNAVVSSNGSIFWLPPAIYKSSCKIEVKHFPFDQQNCTLKFRSWTYDHTEIDMVLKTPTASMDDFTPSGEWDIIELPGRRTVNPLDPSYVDVTYDFIIKRKPLFYTINLIIPCVLITSLAILVFYLPSDCGEKMTLCISVLLALTVFLLLISKIVPPTSLDVPLIGKYLMFTMVLVTFSIVTSVCVLNVHHRSPSTHTMAPWVKILFLERLPTFLFMKRPENNPSRLQFDQRRRNRSESPQHASTGDLYKNSMYFVNPTSAPRTAGGPESSGGQKDFRLRSSKRYQPEVQEAIDGVSFIADHMKSDDSDQCVIEDWKYVAMVVDRLFLWIFIFVCVLGTAGLFLPPLFQNYSSP